The sequence TGCAATGAGTTCACGGGCTTTTCCCGCCGATTTTAAAAAGCGTTCAAAGGACACCGGTTTTAATAAATAGTCCACTACTTCCAACTCAAAACCTTGTATGGCATATTGCGGATAAGCCGTTGTAAAGATTACTTTACTCTTCTTATTTAACAATTGGGTAAACTGTACGCCATTCAGTTCTGCCATCTGGATGTCCAGGAAAATAAGCTGTGGTGGCTGTTGCGTAGCCAGGGCCAGCGCTTCCAACGGATTGGTAAAAGCGCCTGCCAGTTCGAGGAAGGGCGTTTTACGGATATAGTCTTCCAACAGTTCCAGCGGCAGGGGTTCATCATCCACGATCATACAACGGATCCGTTCCATATCAATGTAGTTGCAAGGTTAAATGTACACAATAATGTGTGCCGTTCTGTTCAATGGTAAAACCTGAAGCAGGAGGATATAACAGGGCTATCCTTCGTTTTACATTGGCCAGTCCAATACCGCTAGTCGCATCCTTCAGGTGATCATTGATCCTGTTGCGGGTATGGAATGATAATTGCCCGTTGTCAATTTGCAGCCTGATCATGGCCGGATCTTCTTCATTGTTCAGTACCCCATGCTTGAATATATTTTCCACAAAAGGTATCAGTACCAGGGGTGGTATGGTGCAGGCGCCCGTGTTGCCTGTAACTGTATATTCCAGCGCCATCCGGTCCTTCATGCGTAGTTGCTGCAAAGCAATCAACTGGTCGATATAGTCCAGTTCTTTCTGCAATGCCACCCGCTCCACATTGCTTTCATATAACATGTACTGCATCATGCCAGAGAGCCGCATTACTGCATCCGCCGTTTTATCCGATTGTTGGTAAGCAAGCGTATAAATATTGTTAAGGGTGTTGAATAAAAAATGGGGATTGATCTGGGAGCGCAAAAATGCCAGTTCTGTTCTCAGGTGTTGGTTTTCCTGTTGTTCCCGCATTCTTGCACTACGAAACCAATCTACTGTAAACTTATAAACCGTACTGGCGAGCAAAAAGTAGCCGGTAAAGATGACGCTCCTGGTAAAGGTGTTCAGCAGGGTAAGCCATGGGGGCTGGTATTGGTAAACATTAAACAGGTAATTGACCAGCAGGAATAAGGCTGTATACAAAATAATCAGGATCAGCCAGCTCAGCAATAAATGAGCGATCCGGCGTTTTTTCACCCACCAGGGAAAAATGACCAGGAGATTGAGGTAAAACGAGCCCATGTAAAGAAAATAGGCAGTGGTTACATAAGGTATCGGTTGCTTTATTCCAAACCTGATAAGTGGTATCAGCACCAGGGCCAGTATGATCAGCCAACCCACGATGTGTATCATTACCAATGCTATCCTCTTCATGAATTAAAGGTAGTGAAAACGCTTTCTTCTGCGCAGGACCTATCAATGAACGTCCCTACCTGCTCTACCAAACGGGATTTTAGCGGTCATTGACCGCGGCACGCCATTGCTACTTTTGGGAGGCTGGTTGGTTGAACGCTTTTGGCATACGCATAAAAGCATTACACATTTGCCGCACAACAACAGCACCGCTATGCATCCACCTGTAGTCAGCATCCGGCACGTATCTCACCGGTTTGGAAAGCAAACCATACTTGACAATATTTCCCTTACTGTGCCTGCCGGGAGTATTTACGGATTTCTCGGCCCCAATGGCGCGGGTAAAACGACCACCCTGCGGTTATTACTGGGCTTGTTGCAAAAACAAGATGGCAGTATCCAAATCTTCGGCAAAGACATAGCCACGAACCGGCTGGAGCTGCTCCGGCGTACCGGTTCATTAATAGAGCAGCCATCCCTATACGGGCACCTGAATGCCCGGGAGAACCTG comes from Paraflavitalea devenefica and encodes:
- a CDS encoding sensor histidine kinase, giving the protein MKRIALVMIHIVGWLIILALVLIPLIRFGIKQPIPYVTTAYFLYMGSFYLNLLVIFPWWVKKRRIAHLLLSWLILIILYTALFLLVNYLFNVYQYQPPWLTLLNTFTRSVIFTGYFLLASTVYKFTVDWFRSARMREQQENQHLRTELAFLRSQINPHFLFNTLNNIYTLAYQQSDKTADAVMRLSGMMQYMLYESNVERVALQKELDYIDQLIALQQLRMKDRMALEYTVTGNTGACTIPPLVLIPFVENIFKHGVLNNEEDPAMIRLQIDNGQLSFHTRNRINDHLKDATSGIGLANVKRRIALLYPPASGFTIEQNGTHYCVHLTLQLH